Proteins from one Triticum aestivum cultivar Chinese Spring chromosome 7A, IWGSC CS RefSeq v2.1, whole genome shotgun sequence genomic window:
- the LOC123151499 gene encoding thaumatin-like protein 1b produces MEAPRNRGAPCLLLVLLVLAAQWCSVSTASCSFTISNYCTHTIWPGTMAGAGTPQLPTTGFRLDPGQTVRIPAPAGWSGRIWARTGCNFSTDGSGAAAGAVACQTGDCGGGHMECGGTGGKPPATLFEITLGKGGPADQDFYDVSLVDGYNLPVVAVPRARQGSCNATGCAADLNLSCPKELQVAGGNGGGPVACQSACEAFTQDKYCCSGAYATPDTCSPTAYSSVFKSACPRAYSYAYDDGSSLFTCNAVDYTIAFCLPPAGLNMPADANNAPPADNNGAGSTYVPPPTGNSGAGSIYQPTPAGNSGVGSAYQPPPTDNNGVGSAYQTPPTGNNGIGSTYETPLASSNGVGSAFQPPLMGDDNGVRSAYQPGMTPSSASTRYGQLWFLIPAALVFFK; encoded by the exons ATGGAGGCACCAAGAAATCGCGGCGCGCCATGCCTGCTCCTTGTTCTGTTGGTTCTAGCTGCCCAGTGGTGCAGCGTCTCGACGGCGAGCTGCAGCTTCACCATATCCAACTACTGCACCCACACCATCTGGCCGGGGACGATGGCCGGCGCGGGCACGCCGCAGCTGCCCACGACGGGGTTCAGGCTCGACCCGGGGCAGACCGTGCGGATCCCGGCGCCGGCCGGTTGGTCCGGCCGGATATGGGCGCGCACGGGGTGCAACTTCAGCACGGACGGCTCGGGCGCGGCCGCCGGCGCGGTCGCGTGCCAGACCGGCGACTGCGGTGGTGGGCACATGGAGTGCGGCGGCACGGGCGGGAAGCCGCCAGCGACGCTCTTCGAGATCACGCTGGGGAAGGGCGGCCCCGCCGACCAGGACTTCTATGACGTGAGCCTCGTCGACGGGTACAAcctgcccgtcgtcgccgtcccgCGCGCGCGGCAGGGCAGCTGCAATGCCACCGGCTGCGCCGCCGACCTCAACCTCT CATGTCCCAAGGAGCTGCAGGTGGCCGGCGGCAATGGCGGCGGCCCGGTGGCATGCCAGAGCGCGTGCGAGGCGTTCACGCAGGACAAGTACTGCTGCAGCGGCGCCTACGCGACGCCGGACACGTGCAGCCCGACGGCCTACTCCTCCGTCTTCAAGTCGGCGTGCCCGCGGGCCTACAGCTACGCCTACGACGACGGCAGCAGCCTCTTCACCTGCAACGCCGTCGACTACACCATCGCCTTCTGCCTCCCTCCAGCTGG GTTGAACATGCCTGCTGATGCCAACAATGCTCCTCCTGCTGACAACAATGGTGCCGGAAGCACCTACGTGCCGCCCCCGACAGGCAACAGCGGGGCTGGAAGCATCTACCAGCCAACCCCTGCAGGTAACAGTGGCGTTGGAAGTGCCTACCAGCCACCTCCAACAGACAACAATGGCGTTGGAAGTGCCTACCAGACACCTCCGACTGGCAACAATGGCATCGGAAGCACCTACGAGACACCCTTGGCTAGCAGCAATGGCGTCGGAAGTGCCTTCCAGCCGCCCCTGATGGGCGACGACAATGGCGTGAGAAGCGCCTACCAGCCGGGGATGACCCCGTCGTCGGCGAGCACGCGATACGGTCAGCTGTGGTTTCTGATACCTGCAGCGCTCGTGTTCTTTAAATGA
- the LOC123151498 gene encoding oxysterol-binding protein-related protein 4C isoform X2, with the protein MVESEVDASAAETATARASAAVLTAPLSLEGGLAAELQPANLVQRVLSLFGNVRPGADLSHFQLPATFNLPKSQLQLYGEIVYCDGDDYLSRCGKGKDSLERFTAVVAWSISTTRPPIFGFAPYNPVLGETHHVSRGSLHVLLEQVCHKPPVSALHATDDGGNVELVWSQHPVPKFNGASIEATVHGKRQVRLPKFNETYEMGCPNLLIRLLPGPSVEWSGTVRIVCKDSGLEAELSYHRSNSFMGMGGDGRCVKGKVFRSSNPQDAVFEIDGYWDRTVSLKDVESGEVLVLYDANLSIANLITPEVKDEEGLSSTESAVVWSEVSEAILAKDWEKASEAKRKVEGTARSLEKERSEKGEVWMPKHFSLSQDKDGNWDCCPLEKSVRPAPIIVPSS; encoded by the exons ATG GTTGAATCGGAGGTCGACGCATCGGCGGCAGAGACCGCCACGGCCAGGGCCTCGGCGGCGGTGCTCACCGCGCCGCTGTCGCTGGAAGGGGGCCTCGCGGCGGAGCTCCAGCCGGCCAACCTTGTGCAGCGGGTGCTCAGCCTCTTCGGGAACGTCAGGCCGGGCGCCGATCTCTCGCACTTCCAG CTGCCTGCTACGTTCAACCTGCCAAAATCGCAGCTCCAGTTGTACGGAGAAATAGTCTACTGCGACGGAGACGACTACCTGAGCAGATGCGGCAAAGGCAAGGACAGCCTCGAGCGCTTTACGGCGGTCGTCGCATGGAGCATCTCGACGACGAGGCCGCCCATCTTCGGTTTCGCTCCTTACAACCCGGTCCTCGGAGAGACGCACCATGTCTCCAGAGGGTCACTCCATGTCCTTCTTGAGCAG GTGTGTCATAAACCCCCGGTCTCTGCACTTCACGCTACCGATGATGGCGGGAACGTGGAGCTTGTCTGGAGTCAACACCCAGTGCCGAAATTTAATG GTGCTAGCATAGAGGCAACGGTGCACGGCAAGAGGCAAGTCAGGCTTCCAAAGTTCAACGAGACATACGAGATGGGCTGTCCAAACCTTCTCATCAGGCTGCTTCCTGGGCCCTCCGTCGAGTGGTCTGGCACCGTCAGGATCGTCTGCAAGGACTCCGGGCTCGAGGCAGAATTGAGCTACCACAGAAGCAACTCCTTCATGGGAATGGGAGGTGACGGGAGGTGCGTCAAGGGCAAGGTGTTCCGTTCATCGAACCCGCAGGACGCCGTCTTCGAGATCGATGGCTACTGGGACAGGACTGTTTCGCTCAAGGATGTCGAGAGTGGGGAGGTCTTGGTTCTCTACGACGCGAACCTCTCCATCGCGAACCTCATCACACCGGAGGTTAAAGACGAAGAG GGCTTGTCATCTACCGAGTCGGCGGTCGTCTGGAGCGAAGTCAGCGAGGCTATCCTGGCGAAGGACTGGGAGAAGGCTAGCGAGGCGAAGCGGAAAGTCGAGGGCACGGCCAGGAGCCTTGAGAAGGAGAGGAGTGAGAAGGGAGAGGTGTGGATGCCCAAGCACTTCTCATTGTCCCAGGACAAGGATGGGAACTGGGACTGCTGTCCATTAGAGAAATCAGTGCGTCCAGCTCCTATCATTGTACCTTCTTCATGA
- the LOC123151498 gene encoding oxysterol-binding protein-related protein 4C isoform X1, producing the protein MQQARAYMGRRRRRRAIRHVSVESEVDASAAETATARASAAVLTAPLSLEGGLAAELQPANLVQRVLSLFGNVRPGADLSHFQLPATFNLPKSQLQLYGEIVYCDGDDYLSRCGKGKDSLERFTAVVAWSISTTRPPIFGFAPYNPVLGETHHVSRGSLHVLLEQVCHKPPVSALHATDDGGNVELVWSQHPVPKFNGASIEATVHGKRQVRLPKFNETYEMGCPNLLIRLLPGPSVEWSGTVRIVCKDSGLEAELSYHRSNSFMGMGGDGRCVKGKVFRSSNPQDAVFEIDGYWDRTVSLKDVESGEVLVLYDANLSIANLITPEVKDEEGLSSTESAVVWSEVSEAILAKDWEKASEAKRKVEGTARSLEKERSEKGEVWMPKHFSLSQDKDGNWDCCPLEKSVRPAPIIVPSS; encoded by the exons ATGCAACAAGCAAGAGCCTACatggggcgacggcggcgacgacgagcgATCCGCCATGTCTCG GTTGAATCGGAGGTCGACGCATCGGCGGCAGAGACCGCCACGGCCAGGGCCTCGGCGGCGGTGCTCACCGCGCCGCTGTCGCTGGAAGGGGGCCTCGCGGCGGAGCTCCAGCCGGCCAACCTTGTGCAGCGGGTGCTCAGCCTCTTCGGGAACGTCAGGCCGGGCGCCGATCTCTCGCACTTCCAG CTGCCTGCTACGTTCAACCTGCCAAAATCGCAGCTCCAGTTGTACGGAGAAATAGTCTACTGCGACGGAGACGACTACCTGAGCAGATGCGGCAAAGGCAAGGACAGCCTCGAGCGCTTTACGGCGGTCGTCGCATGGAGCATCTCGACGACGAGGCCGCCCATCTTCGGTTTCGCTCCTTACAACCCGGTCCTCGGAGAGACGCACCATGTCTCCAGAGGGTCACTCCATGTCCTTCTTGAGCAG GTGTGTCATAAACCCCCGGTCTCTGCACTTCACGCTACCGATGATGGCGGGAACGTGGAGCTTGTCTGGAGTCAACACCCAGTGCCGAAATTTAATG GTGCTAGCATAGAGGCAACGGTGCACGGCAAGAGGCAAGTCAGGCTTCCAAAGTTCAACGAGACATACGAGATGGGCTGTCCAAACCTTCTCATCAGGCTGCTTCCTGGGCCCTCCGTCGAGTGGTCTGGCACCGTCAGGATCGTCTGCAAGGACTCCGGGCTCGAGGCAGAATTGAGCTACCACAGAAGCAACTCCTTCATGGGAATGGGAGGTGACGGGAGGTGCGTCAAGGGCAAGGTGTTCCGTTCATCGAACCCGCAGGACGCCGTCTTCGAGATCGATGGCTACTGGGACAGGACTGTTTCGCTCAAGGATGTCGAGAGTGGGGAGGTCTTGGTTCTCTACGACGCGAACCTCTCCATCGCGAACCTCATCACACCGGAGGTTAAAGACGAAGAG GGCTTGTCATCTACCGAGTCGGCGGTCGTCTGGAGCGAAGTCAGCGAGGCTATCCTGGCGAAGGACTGGGAGAAGGCTAGCGAGGCGAAGCGGAAAGTCGAGGGCACGGCCAGGAGCCTTGAGAAGGAGAGGAGTGAGAAGGGAGAGGTGTGGATGCCCAAGCACTTCTCATTGTCCCAGGACAAGGATGGGAACTGGGACTGCTGTCCATTAGAGAAATCAGTGCGTCCAGCTCCTATCATTGTACCTTCTTCATGA